The genome window TTTAATTTAGAGCCATAAAAGCATTCGGACCTCTCCTCATATTATTCAAACAATGAATTGACTCATGTGCAACTATGATGTTATCAATAATCTGTCTTCCAGGAATAAAGGCAGATTGGTTCATACTAATGCAAGACTTTAACAAAGGTTTTAGCCTATTAACTAGAATTTTCGAAATGATCCTATAAACGACATTACATAGGCTGATTGGTCTGAATTGGGACACATAGACAGGGTGGTCAATTTTAGGGATGAGAGTTATCATCGTATCATTTATAGCACTTAACAGGTTCCCTGAGTGAAAGAAACTGGAAATGGCATTAAGAAGATCATCTTTGATGATCATCTGGTCCAGGTGCTTTATAAGGTTATAAGGAGAACACAGCTTTTCTGATTTCCACTTCAGACACAGGCCTCACGAGCTTTGCATTCATCTGCCCTGTAATCACTTGAGGGATTCCATCCAAAATGGAGTCAAAGTTCTGAGGATTAGAAGAAGTGAAAAGTTCCTTAAAATACCCCTCAATCTCACCCTCCACCTCCTCCATAGAATTGCACCAGTTTCCATCACTTTTCTGCAAGTTTGAGATAGTATTCCTTCTCCTTCTCCCCTCAACAATGGCATGAAAATACTTTGTATTTTTATCGCCTTCTTTTAGCCAACTGCTTCTAGCCTTTTGAGCCCAGTACACTTCCTCTTTTCTGTATGCATCAGCCAAATCCTTTCTCAATGCAGCTCTTCTTTCACCCTTATTTGCCAGATTACTCTTTTGCAGATCCACCAGCTCCTGTTTTACCCTTTGGATTTGCCTCTtagcatttttatttttctgtctaTTCCATTCCAATAAAGCTATCCTGCACTCTTTGATCTTATGCTGAAGTTTATAAAATCTTGAACCATTCTGCTCTTTACTCCAAGCCTTGCTGATTATGTCCCCCACATCTGGACTTTTGAGCTAGTTTCTGTCAAAATAAAatcttttcttccattttttacATCTCGGTTCAGTATCAAGCAACAACATGCAATGGTCAGATGCTTCATTCTGTATGTGTAAACATTTTGCCTTTCTGTATTCTTTTCTCCATCCTCTACTCCCCAGGATTCTATCTAGTCTCTCTTTAATCTCCCCTTCCTCCTTCCAGTTATTACACCAGGTCCAAGGAGCCCTCTCAAAGCTAAGTCTATCAGCTCATTAATTCTAATAAAGTCCCTGAATTTCCTGAAGCTACTCTCAAGTCTCctaacaccccccccccccacttCTCATCATTATTTACCAAATCATTCATATCCCCAGCCAACACCCAATTCCTTCCCCATAAAACCTTTCTTTCTGAGATGATTTTCCATTGTTTTTCTCGTGCTGCCTCATTACTACTGGCATAAACACATATGAGCCACCACTGAGCCTTCCCACCTGTCCCATTGATCTGCAATTCTATAGTAAATTCAGTAAATGAAACTTTTCCTACTGCAAGCTCTTGCTTCCACATAACTGTCAACCCTCCTGATTTACCAATTGGATCCACAACAAAAAGCTTATCATACCTCAGTTTCATCAttactttgttcataaagcATTTCCTATTTTTAGTTTCTGACAGAAAAACCACCTCTGGGAAGTGAAGATTTATAATCTCCTTGAGTTGAggaactgtcaaggggctcccaaCACCTCGACAATTCCACACCAGAGCCTTCATAAAGACTTTGGAGCTCCATTTAGGTTGGGTTCCATCACCTTCAACATTGTAATATCCTCAGATTCCATAGCCATTATTTTACCCCTTTTCTGACCACCCTCCAACACCCCCTCATTTTCCTTCCCAGCATTACCTTCTTGCTTCCTCTTAGTAATCCTTTTTTGGAGCTCTCCTCCAGTATTTTGCTCACTGAGAGGCTTCCTTTTGCCTATCTCTTGAACCAAGCTTTTCCAACCTCACTATTCTTATATAGTGAAAGTTTTTATTAAATCGATTTAAGCATCTCACCATTGTTATATAGTACTTGAGAAGCATTTATCTCCATAATTCTTTGAACAGTTTCCCCGAAATTGGGAGACAAATGAAAGGATAGTTTCGATATTGTGCATATTATATACATCTTTTTAGCTTTTGAATTGTACTTCTCAATTGCTCTAATCTGGACAAGAGAACAAGAATAGCAAGTCTTGAAGAAACAATGGCTCAAACACTCTGCAAAAGTGTTTAAGTCATCGTTATTTTATCATTATCTAGAAAAGTAAGGAGGATAAATTGAAATCGACCACTTTTTATCTAATAATTGACTCCATTTTGTGAAGAGTCGAGACAACGCTATGACAAGTTCAATTGCTCACCTATAAATACTCAACAAATATTTTGTATTATATGATACATATTTAAGCAATTTTTATCAAACAAACATGCACATAGAAATTTTTTTGATAGCACTTTACTTTTCCTCTTTGTGTCGAAACTTCAGTTTCTTTGAAGAACACTTGTCCCATCATGAAAGGCCAATGCAGCAAATTGGTGTTTTCTGTTTTTTGAATTTCAGGGTCAGTTTTCTTATCCAAAGATGTTATCTTGGAAAATTAGTACACATTGTTGCAAGTAGGACTAAAACAATTGAATTTCCTGTCAGTTTTAGGGAATCTTGTATACGGTTTTAACAGAAAAGATTTTGTAAGgagatttatttttctttgactAAAAAGGTACCGAGACTCTGAGCAAAAGGGATTCGTCAGCTTGAGGTAGGCTACAGATTTTTGGACAATAAAGCGTCTTCAAATAGTGATTAAGCCCAGAATTATGCAAACACAAATTTGCAAAATCACTGCTTACATAATCCGATTGACTTCAACATTCAAGCTCAAACATGAATCAACGTTTGAGAGCCATATGACATATTTATGTAAGAAAAAATCTTTTATGTAAGACAAGCACATCAGACTCACCAATGTCCAAAGTCGGTCTTACCGGAAACATGGTAGAATTTTgagataataaaaaaattaaaaagactAGCGGGTCATTCACTAAATTGGTTGAAACTGGTGTGAAATTAAGCTGTATAAAAGATTTGTTTTCGCACTTCTAAATCTGatcaaacaaaccaaaatggaGAAGCCATATTGGATCTTGGAACCACAGTACAGATTGTTGTTTTGCTTGGGATGGAGTCACATGCCATGAGATTAATACTCACGTAATCTTGGGTGCCACCGGGCTAGCTCAAGGGGTAAGACTTTGTCTCACATTCCAAGCATCCTGCCATTGGCACAACTGATGTGGGATAAATTAAACGTATAATTGGTTTAGACCTCAATTACAGCTTACTGTTTGGATTGTTGTTTTCTaaagtttttatagaaaaatgttCTATAGCGATTTGATTTGATGCATATAAGATAAAGAGATGATTGGGAAATGTATTTATAAAAAACgtaaaaatcttttgaagaaaaatggcgATACAAAAAAGGCAGTTAACCATTCATGAATTTCTAGACCGCAAAGTGGATTAACACAACTAACACGCCTCAAACTCTCAAGTACAAATTTTAGTAGCCAATTTGCATCTGAAAATTTTCGCTTGTCCAAGTTagtttttgctctctctctctctctcaacatAATCCAAGCTTTTCACAAGTTTATAATACAATAAGTTAATCTACACGAACAAAAGTTACACATACATCGAAGTTAAAGTGACATACAACAAATCCTATAtgaactaaaactaaaacaacTGCACAATTGCACCAAAATCTAAACTTGACTATCTCCAAACCCATAATTGATATCTTGAACAATTAATATATTATTCAAATTTATAGTTTAGTTTTTGACAGTAATAATGTGATAGGCATGTTTTAAGAGGCAAGATCTGGATCATAGGCCTCCATTGTTACACCTGCAATAGCAAAGTGCAGTTAATTGTTCACATAGAGCCAGCCCAACTTGGTCAGattcaatttaatttttttattttaaaaatcaaaTGGGGTTGACACAGCCTTCCACATTCCACGAGAACTTGATCAACTAGCTTTGAGCAAGTATAGTATGAAAACATTGGCAATCCCATCCTGCCTGATGACTCAGCTATCATGAGGAACAGTCCCAATATTGTGAATTACAAGAGATGCATCTTCTGCTGCTATCTGCCTATATGGCTTTCCTGGTAAACTTTGATAATTCATCCAAATGCCATAAAAAGTTACATGAGCAGAGCTTTATTGCAGTAATACATCTTGATGCAAAACCATGGAAAGAATATGGAGCTCAACTGAACAATAATACATCTTGATCCACTGCCATGGAAAGTCACATGATCAGAGCTTTATTACAAACTTGAAGGCTGTAAACTGAGCTTCCTTGCTTGGTATGAAGGCGCAGAGCGCTGACATATCCATCAATGCGTATAACATCTGTCATATCATGCTGAAGGACTTGTCACCTCAAAGTCCACATTCAAAGTAGATTTATTGCCGAATTCTTAAGTTTCCTTGAGAAAATGTCAGAAAAAAAAGTCCACGTTCACTTGTATCTCTTAATATTTGCCACTTTAGGTTACTTTTCCTAACATTACTGATTgcaattttttcatttcatatatttGTTAATCATCATGTGTGCTGTCTGCTGAGAACCGATTTCATTCACCAATTGACTCAAAAGGTGATCATTTGAACAGATACTGCATGgttgtaaaatttatttttttatctttttttttatctgaTGATCTATTCCCTCTGTAAGACGTCATTTCTACAGGAATACACGCGCATgcgcgcgcacacacacacagaaaCAGAAACAAATACCTCAACTAGTTATAGTTGACAGGATAACCAAGTCTTGAATAGCTCGAGGAGTTAGAAAGTTTACAGTCTCTACAGAATTTggcttttttcccccttttgtaAGTGCCCTTATTTTATTGATATCAGAAGTAGGCGTACACAATTGCAGGAAATGTTAAGAAAAACAGTCTGTACAAGTGCCAGAGTATATATTCCATTAACAAACATGGACTGTGGCCGAGCATAATGCAGTCATTAGAATTAGCCTTTGAAATCTCCCATCCAGCCCCCATATCAGCCATAATTCTTTCAGTAATCATAGCAGGTGGGAATAGGATATTCAGGAATACCTTTAAATTCCTATAATGCCACAGCTCATAAACAACAGCagcaaaagctatttttctcaCTGAACATTCATAGGATTCATCTGAACCATTTCTAACCATCCACTGTGGATGATACTATCAACCTTAGCTTGCTGGATACAGCTAAATAACTGCACGATACACATGGAATAAGTCAGTAAGAGAAGCCCCTAAGGATTCCACCAATCATGCCACAAGTACATATTTCTTCCATTGCCAACAATCATTTGTATACACTGTCTAGCTACAGGTCTTAACTTCAGCAGTTCGGTCCAATTCCAAAAGCCACAAGCCTAAGCGTCAATAGCCCAAAAAGAATAATCCCTCAGCATGCATGTATATGAACCAACCTTATCCCTAGGGAATCTTTCTTGTGAAAGATATCCCAATTGTGCCTGAGCACCAAGGCTTTATTCCAAACCACCTTCTTCAATGGTAGACAGGATTCCCTCCAGCCAACTTTAGTTTTAGAATGCTTGAGCTCAAAACCTGACCATAAAAAAGAATTCAGCAAGCTCTCTAATTTCTTTACAAAAGCAGAGGATAATATGAATATACTGCCCCAGTTTACAAATATGCTGTTAAGCACAGTTCTAATAAGAGTGAGTCTTCCTCCATAAGATGGCTTCCTGACTGCCCAGTTCTGGATTCTTTCCATCATTTTGTCAAGAAAGGTTGACACTCCTGCATAGTTAATCTAGTAGAAATAAGGGGGACCCCCAATTACTTTACAGCTAGAGTTACAATACGTATAGCCAGATCTTCACCAATCCTCTTCTGAAGCTCCTCCCCCACTCCAGCTAAAAATATTTCAGATTTAGACAGGTTTGGAATAAGGACAGGCATGTCTGAAAATTCTGCTATGGTCTTCTTAATCATTCGAATGATTTAGGAGCAGCAGAGGCCATAACAAATAGATCATCTGCAAAGGAAATATGTGAAATCCCAAGCTCAGCACATCTAGGATAAAAATCACATGCATCTGCAGTGATGTAATCATCAAACAACTGAGAGAACACCTCCATGACAATAAGAAATAGGTAAGGGGAGATGGGATCCCCCGGTCTCAACCCTTTACTGCTTGAAAAATCACCGACCAGAACGCCTTTGAGATTGATTGAAAATTTTGCAGTTGTCACACAGCATCTGGCCCAGCTGATAAACGGAAAATGCAGAACCTCTAGAACGCAGAATAAAGAAGTCCCATCTGACAGAATCATAAGCTTTCACCATGTCAATTTTAACCACACATCAAGCTTTACCCATTTTCAATCATAATTCCTCACCAGTTGATGCATCAAGAGGATATTTTCTGTGATAAATCTCCCTTTGAGATTGGCTTAAATTCTtgcttttagtactttgaaattCTAGGGCTTTGATTCTTGATCCAC of Coffea arabica cultivar ET-39 chromosome 5c, Coffea Arabica ET-39 HiFi, whole genome shotgun sequence contains these proteins:
- the LOC140007286 gene encoding uncharacterized protein, producing MKALVWNCRGVGSPLTVPQLKEIINLHFPEVVFLSETKNRKCFMNKVMMKLRYDKLFVVDPIGKSGGLTVMWKQELAVGKVSFTEFTIELQINGTGGKAQWWLICVYASSNEAAREKQWKIISERKVLWGRNWVLAGDMNDLHKIKECRIALLEWNRQKNKNAKRQIQRVKQELVDLQKSNLANKGERRAALRKDLADAYRKEEVYWAQKARSSWLKEGDKNTKYFHAIVEGRRRRNTISNLQKSDGNWCNSMEEVEGEIEGYFKELFTSSNPQNFDSILDGIPQVITGQMNAKLVRPVSEVEIRKAVFSL
- the LOC113690381 gene encoding uncharacterized protein, whose translation is MTRRPRCCNIVIEIADGTSLFCVLEVLHFPFISWARCCVTTAKFSINLKGVLVGDFSSSKGLRPGDPISPYLFLIVMEVFSQLFDDYITADACDFYPRCAELGISHISFADDLFVMASAAPKSFE